From a single Beijerinckia sp. 28-YEA-48 genomic region:
- a CDS encoding branched-chain amino acid ABC transporter permease, producing MATISIQVLNGLTLAMLLFLLASGLSIIFGLMRIINLAHGSFYLLGGYIGLSVINATDSFWLGLLLAPIVVGVVGMLTQRFLLQRVQHNELGQVLMSFGLLLIISDATLWWWGGLPQTLPRPEFLEGSYRLAGLVFPKYRLALTIAGVVVAISLWLLIERTRIGAIIRAGVDDADMTRATGVNIRLVFLMVFAAGAALAAAAGVLGGAMLGVYPGADFEVVLQAFAVVVIGGLGSLRGAFIGSLLIGLIDTLGKAIVPELAMFTVFVPMVAMLAIKPNGLFGRA from the coding sequence ATGGCCACCATTTCAATACAGGTTCTCAACGGGCTGACGCTCGCGATGCTCCTATTCCTGCTCGCGTCTGGCCTATCTATTATTTTTGGATTGATGCGGATCATCAATCTGGCGCATGGCTCTTTCTATCTGCTGGGTGGCTATATCGGCCTCAGCGTCATCAATGCTACGGACAGTTTTTGGTTGGGCCTTCTCCTAGCGCCAATTGTGGTTGGCGTAGTGGGCATGTTGACGCAACGTTTCTTGTTGCAACGTGTGCAGCACAATGAACTCGGCCAGGTGCTGATGAGTTTTGGCCTCCTGCTGATCATCTCCGACGCAACGCTCTGGTGGTGGGGTGGTTTGCCGCAAACCCTGCCCCGACCGGAATTCCTTGAAGGCTCCTATCGGCTCGCCGGCCTCGTCTTTCCGAAATATCGTCTTGCGCTGACGATTGCCGGCGTCGTGGTCGCTATCAGCCTGTGGTTGCTGATCGAACGCACCCGGATTGGCGCTATCATTCGTGCTGGTGTTGACGATGCCGACATGACGCGGGCGACTGGCGTCAATATCCGTCTGGTCTTCCTGATGGTCTTCGCCGCCGGCGCGGCGCTGGCCGCCGCCGCTGGCGTGCTCGGCGGCGCCATGCTGGGCGTCTATCCCGGCGCCGATTTCGAAGTTGTCCTGCAAGCATTTGCCGTCGTCGTCATTGGCGGGCTCGGCAGTTTGCGCGGCGCGTTCATCGGTAGCCTGCTGATCGGCCTCATCGACACACTCGGCAAGGCCATCGTGCCAGAGCTTGCCATGTTCACGGTCTTCGTGCCGATGGTCGCCATGCTGGCTATCAAGCCGAACGGCCTGTTTGGCCGCGCGTAG
- a CDS encoding ABC transporter substrate-binding protein codes for MLSPNTGPFAVIGEDVRNGFQLYFDEIKNQAAGKKVELIYEDSQAKPDVGLTKAKKLVESDKVNFVGGVVSSSVAYALRDYMVAQNVPLVVSVASADGLTQELAAPNIFRTNSSGSQASHPFGKWLFEKGYKRIIMIAPGYAMGFEQTGGIARTYVEAGGKVVQTLYPPLGAADFAPFLTSMKTDQADAVVAVFAGSEAIKFVKQYDEYGLRGKIPLVGTSLLTDDLILAQQGNAALGIITAAHYSAAIDTPGNPAFVKSYETKYKRPPTFYAEGSYVAAKAIHMAIEKLNGNLTDKNAVNEALKNVAFDSPRGPFKFDAYNSPVHDIYAFEVARQNGKLVNKPIARFPQISQFYTWEPKQFMAMKPYRDLANDWVK; via the coding sequence GTGCTGTCACCCAATACCGGTCCTTTCGCGGTCATTGGTGAGGACGTGCGCAATGGCTTCCAGCTCTATTTCGATGAGATTAAGAACCAAGCCGCTGGGAAAAAAGTAGAGTTGATCTACGAGGACTCACAAGCCAAGCCCGATGTCGGTCTGACCAAAGCGAAGAAGCTCGTTGAAAGCGACAAAGTGAACTTCGTCGGCGGCGTCGTCTCGTCGAGCGTCGCCTATGCTCTGCGCGACTATATGGTCGCGCAGAACGTGCCGCTCGTCGTGTCTGTAGCCAGCGCGGACGGCCTCACCCAGGAACTGGCGGCACCGAACATTTTTCGCACCAATAGTTCCGGCAGCCAGGCGAGCCATCCCTTTGGCAAATGGCTGTTCGAAAAAGGCTATAAGCGCATCATCATGATTGCGCCGGGCTACGCCATGGGCTTCGAGCAGACGGGAGGCATTGCGCGGACCTATGTGGAGGCCGGCGGCAAAGTGGTGCAGACACTTTATCCGCCTCTCGGAGCAGCCGATTTCGCGCCGTTCCTCACTTCGATGAAGACTGATCAAGCTGATGCCGTCGTGGCGGTCTTCGCTGGCTCGGAAGCGATCAAATTCGTCAAGCAATATGATGAATATGGATTGCGCGGTAAAATTCCCCTCGTCGGAACGAGTCTTCTGACAGACGACTTGATTCTGGCGCAGCAAGGTAACGCCGCGCTCGGTATCATCACCGCAGCTCATTATTCCGCGGCTATCGACACACCCGGCAATCCTGCTTTTGTGAAATCCTACGAAACCAAGTATAAGCGCCCGCCGACGTTCTACGCTGAGGGCTCGTATGTTGCGGCCAAGGCCATTCACATGGCGATTGAGAAACTGAATGGCAACCTGACTGACAAGAACGCAGTCAACGAGGCGCTTAAAAACGTCGCCTTTGATTCACCACGCGGACCTTTCAAGTTCGATGCCTACAACAGTCCTGTGCACGACATCTATGCTTTCGAGGTTGCCCGTCAGAACGGAAAATTGGTCAATAAACCCATCGCCCGTTTCCCCCAGATTTCGCAGTTCTATACCTGGGAGCCGAAGCAATTTATGGCGATGAAGCCCTACCGTGATCTCGCCAACGACTGGGTTAAGTAA
- a CDS encoding ABC transporter ATP-binding protein yields MTSPALSVSALSIQFGGLRAVDNVTLEIAPGERLVMLGPNGAGKTTLFNMIGGQLTPTSGRIRLFDEDITALSPQQRARRGLARTFQITSLFPEMTVAENVRLAVSALATSGLAAFRDASADGPVHQRVSKILAEWRFSDQSEALVRDLAYGDQRKLEIAMAVAHEPRLLLLDEPTSGLSALETDNVVSLIQGLSRDVAVLVIEHDMDVAFQIADRFAILHNGRLFFSGSAAEVRDNKDIQQIYFGDEI; encoded by the coding sequence ATGACATCTCCTGCTCTCTCCGTCAGCGCACTTTCGATTCAGTTCGGCGGCCTCCGCGCCGTGGACAATGTTACGCTGGAGATCGCTCCCGGCGAACGATTGGTCATGCTCGGCCCCAACGGTGCCGGCAAAACCACCTTGTTCAATATGATCGGTGGACAATTGACGCCAACGTCTGGCCGTATCCGGCTGTTCGACGAAGATATTACCGCACTGTCTCCGCAACAACGCGCCCGTCGTGGGCTGGCGCGAACGTTCCAGATCACTTCGCTGTTTCCTGAGATGACTGTAGCTGAGAATGTGCGGCTGGCCGTTTCCGCTCTGGCGACATCGGGTCTCGCCGCCTTCCGTGACGCGAGCGCGGATGGCCCAGTGCACCAGCGTGTCAGCAAAATTCTTGCCGAGTGGCGTTTTTCCGATCAATCAGAGGCGCTTGTGCGCGATCTTGCTTACGGCGACCAGCGCAAACTTGAGATCGCGATGGCGGTTGCCCATGAGCCTCGCCTCCTGCTGCTCGACGAGCCGACCTCAGGTCTCTCGGCTCTCGAGACCGACAATGTCGTTTCGCTGATCCAAGGATTGAGCCGGGATGTTGCTGTTCTTGTGATTGAACACGATATGGATGTCGCTTTCCAGATCGCTGATCGGTTCGCCATCTTGCACAATGGCCGGCTGTTCTTCAGCGGTTCAGCCGCCGAGGTGCGCGACAACAAAGATATCCAGCAAATCTACTTCGGCGACGAGATCTGA
- a CDS encoding helix-turn-helix domain-containing protein — MRLVYSSQDLGGADQLSRYQALVAPRVAKVEAHPSRRAGFSCEIAEMSVGPLRFVRIQSDPIELRRSMRCIEADGQTQYLVGLNLSGASTVHHATGHTLIPTGGLFLLDKTVPYESAVIERTDRVLIAIPRPLLERRLDDPGRYLSVMPETDSGVGRIAATYLTTLVEEGPDMTVSQQAAAADICLDLLAMAFEAGDAGRGDTSRRSGPRTLMLLSRIKAYLRCRLTDPDLTPSEIARAHGISKRYLHTLFASTNNTLGAWVREERMTRAHAALADPRCERLSITEVALREGFNDIPHFSRQFKARFGMTPAVARARAMAQRQAN; from the coding sequence GTGCGATTGGTCTATTCGTCTCAAGATTTGGGCGGTGCCGATCAGCTCTCACGTTATCAGGCGCTGGTTGCCCCGCGGGTGGCTAAGGTCGAGGCTCACCCTAGTCGACGTGCCGGCTTTAGCTGCGAGATAGCAGAGATGAGCGTCGGCCCGCTGCGTTTCGTGCGCATCCAATCGGATCCGATAGAACTCCGACGCTCGATGCGCTGCATCGAAGCCGACGGTCAGACGCAATACCTGGTCGGACTCAACCTGTCGGGCGCCAGTACGGTTCACCACGCCACCGGTCATACGCTGATCCCAACCGGAGGTCTTTTCCTGCTCGATAAGACCGTACCCTACGAGTCGGCCGTGATCGAACGAACCGATCGTGTTCTCATAGCCATTCCACGGCCCCTCCTGGAACGGCGGCTGGACGATCCTGGGCGTTATCTGTCGGTGATGCCCGAGACGGATAGCGGCGTCGGCCGCATCGCCGCGACCTATCTTACCACGCTTGTGGAGGAGGGGCCTGATATGACCGTGTCGCAGCAAGCGGCAGCGGCCGATATATGCCTCGATCTCTTGGCCATGGCGTTCGAGGCCGGGGACGCGGGACGGGGGGATACGTCACGCCGTAGCGGTCCGCGCACCCTGATGCTGCTGTCTCGCATCAAAGCCTATTTACGTTGTCGCTTAACCGACCCCGACCTGACGCCGTCCGAGATCGCGCGGGCCCACGGCATTTCCAAACGCTACCTTCACACGCTGTTCGCGTCCACAAACAACACGCTTGGGGCTTGGGTGCGGGAGGAGCGGATGACACGTGCCCATGCCGCGCTGGCCGATCCGCGTTGCGAGCGGCTGTCGATTACCGAAGTCGCATTACGGGAGGGCTTCAACGACATCCCGCACTTCAGCCGCCAATTCAAGGCGCGCTTTGGTATGACGCCCGCCGTCGCTCGAGCACGCGCGATGGCGCAGCGCCAGGCGAATTGA
- a CDS encoding carboxylesterase family protein: protein MTKEAIVETRLGPVRGIGSNGTYHFRGVPFARPPVAELRLAPPQPVRLWHEVLDATRPAPIAPQLASRLARVMGDFERVQSEDCLTLTIATPGLNGRRPVIVWLHGGGFSSGSGGLDWYDGRRLAAEGDVVVVGVNYRLGALGFLYVPGVSPGNLGLLDQALALQFVRAHIDRFGGDPDNIIVMGQSAGGNSIVALFAGGLMPAGVKRAIIMSGAIGMGPQDQTTARRIGAAYLQHLGIDAESTDVRAKILALPVTALLQAQAATARAEARSGDTSPPFHLVANGVGVPADKPFNQAALGAMRGVDLLIGATQEEMCAFFSFDPAIQALDEAGLTDRARGWYGPAAEARLARVRKLRPQDRPADHLVALGTEDIFLFPALRLAENLADAGARVFTYSFDWRSPDLQLKSCHCLELPFVFGPGEAWNASPMIAGADPAIVAALSQAMRASLLAFARTGTASASALPDWPVYDRARRSTLCFDENARTENDPADFASAAELYG, encoded by the coding sequence ATGACGAAGGAAGCTATTGTCGAAACGCGGCTGGGCCCCGTGCGAGGTATAGGATCAAATGGAACCTATCATTTTCGTGGTGTTCCGTTTGCCCGGCCTCCGGTCGCCGAGCTGCGCCTGGCACCGCCGCAACCCGTCAGGCTTTGGCATGAGGTTCTCGACGCGACCCGACCGGCGCCCATTGCCCCGCAACTTGCCTCACGGCTCGCCCGGGTCATGGGCGATTTCGAGCGCGTACAGAGTGAAGATTGCCTGACGTTGACGATTGCCACACCAGGTTTGAACGGCCGTCGACCCGTGATTGTCTGGTTGCACGGCGGCGGCTTCTCAAGCGGTTCCGGAGGTCTCGATTGGTATGACGGCCGCCGGCTTGCTGCGGAGGGCGACGTGGTGGTCGTGGGCGTCAATTATCGTCTGGGTGCCCTTGGCTTTCTCTATGTTCCCGGCGTTTCCCCCGGCAATCTTGGCTTGCTTGATCAGGCGTTGGCGCTGCAATTCGTGCGCGCGCATATTGATCGGTTCGGCGGCGACCCGGACAACATCATAGTGATGGGCCAGTCCGCTGGCGGCAATTCCATCGTTGCACTCTTCGCCGGCGGCCTTATGCCGGCTGGCGTCAAGCGCGCGATTATTATGAGCGGCGCGATCGGCATGGGACCGCAAGACCAGACGACGGCGCGACGTATCGGCGCCGCTTATCTGCAGCACCTTGGAATCGACGCAGAAAGCACTGACGTGCGCGCAAAAATTCTTGCGCTACCCGTGACTGCATTGCTGCAGGCACAGGCCGCAACAGCGAGGGCCGAGGCTCGGTCAGGGGATACGTCGCCACCATTTCATCTCGTCGCCAACGGCGTCGGCGTGCCAGCAGATAAGCCGTTCAATCAAGCGGCGCTTGGCGCCATGCGGGGCGTCGATCTTCTAATTGGCGCGACCCAAGAGGAAATGTGCGCTTTTTTCAGTTTCGATCCAGCTATCCAAGCGCTGGACGAGGCGGGGCTTACAGACCGGGCGCGAGGTTGGTATGGCCCGGCTGCCGAGGCGCGGCTCGCCCGCGTGCGGAAGCTTCGCCCGCAAGACCGGCCCGCGGACCATCTGGTGGCGCTGGGCACAGAGGACATTTTCCTGTTTCCGGCTCTGCGCCTGGCAGAAAATTTGGCTGATGCCGGAGCACGGGTTTTCACCTATTCCTTCGACTGGCGTTCGCCTGATCTTCAGTTAAAGAGCTGTCATTGCCTGGAGTTGCCCTTCGTCTTTGGTCCGGGCGAGGCCTGGAATGCGTCACCAATGATCGCCGGCGCGGATCCCGCGATCGTTGCGGCCCTGTCGCAGGCGATGCGCGCCTCATTGTTGGCCTTTGCGCGCACCGGCACGGCGTCGGCATCGGCATTGCCGGATTGGCCGGTTTACGATCGTGCCCGACGCTCCACTCTATGTTTCGATGAAAATGCCCGTACCGAGAATGATCCCGCCGACTTTGCTTCTGCGGCCGAGCTATACGGCTAG
- a CDS encoding ABC transporter ATP-binding protein gives MEPLITIDDVHTYYGDSYVLQGISLQVNPGEVLAVLGRNGVGKTTLVRSIIGFVPPRRGSIRFAGQEIAGRVPETISRAGVALVPQGRRTFRSLSVAETLDVASGLRRFDKHELAWTPECVYAAFPRLKERRDTRAGSLSGGEQQMLAVGRALVGHPRLVLLDEPTEGLSPLLVRELQTVLKDVKRSGSALLLIEQRLNFALSLADRVVIVSKGRVIHETTPEALQADDETRHRYLGV, from the coding sequence ATGGAACCGCTGATCACGATCGACGACGTTCACACCTACTACGGCGATAGCTATGTTTTGCAGGGCATTTCGCTACAGGTGAATCCTGGAGAGGTGCTCGCTGTTCTCGGGCGCAATGGTGTCGGCAAGACTACACTCGTGCGCTCGATCATCGGCTTTGTTCCGCCGCGCCGCGGTTCGATCCGTTTTGCCGGTCAGGAGATCGCGGGGCGTGTGCCAGAAACAATCAGCCGCGCTGGTGTCGCTTTGGTGCCACAGGGCCGGCGCACCTTCCGCTCCTTGAGCGTCGCCGAGACACTCGATGTCGCCAGTGGCTTGCGTCGGTTCGACAAACATGAGCTCGCGTGGACGCCGGAATGCGTTTATGCCGCGTTTCCCCGATTGAAAGAACGTCGTGACACCCGCGCCGGCAGTCTCTCGGGCGGTGAGCAGCAGATGCTGGCCGTCGGCCGCGCTCTCGTCGGCCATCCCCGCTTGGTCCTGCTCGATGAACCGACCGAGGGCCTGTCGCCATTGCTAGTCCGTGAATTGCAAACCGTATTGAAGGACGTGAAACGCAGCGGCTCGGCGCTCCTCTTGATCGAACAACGGTTGAATTTTGCTCTGTCGCTTGCCGATCGCGTCGTGATCGTCAGCAAAGGACGCGTTATCCATGAGACAACGCCCGAGGCGCTGCAGGCCGACGACGAGACCCGACACCGGTACCTCGGCGTTTAG
- a CDS encoding VOC family protein, whose translation MIGDIDSVNHVGVAVRDMEQGCALYEALGFTLSPLSVHSGSAKPGEPVQPMATGNRCAIFPHNYIEVLGIVNPGALDWSWGQFIDRFQGAHIICFGCKDASVVDARLKTAEVKTSGVIALQRDIGTEDGVKTARFDCVHFDRALTPEGLIQAARHRNPEYVHQPRYLGHRNGATSLAEVLLVTSDANATARRYETLTGQKSRTKDGDPVIDLPLATRLRFMNPDKAASNMPGTLFAPAPAIAAMTFSVTDLAAARKIITTAGFPIVEATNRFYVPAENALGVVHIFQQD comes from the coding sequence ATGATCGGCGATATCGATAGCGTGAACCATGTCGGCGTGGCCGTTAGGGATATGGAACAGGGCTGCGCGCTTTACGAAGCTTTGGGCTTTACCCTTTCGCCGTTGTCGGTTCACTCAGGCTCCGCCAAGCCTGGCGAGCCGGTGCAGCCAATGGCGACCGGCAATCGCTGCGCGATTTTTCCTCATAACTATATAGAAGTCCTCGGTATCGTGAATCCGGGGGCGCTCGACTGGAGCTGGGGGCAATTCATCGATCGCTTCCAGGGCGCGCATATCATCTGCTTTGGTTGCAAGGACGCCTCGGTCGTCGATGCGCGACTGAAGACGGCAGAAGTCAAGACTTCAGGCGTGATCGCCCTCCAACGCGATATCGGAACGGAAGATGGCGTTAAAACGGCACGTTTCGATTGCGTACATTTCGATCGCGCACTGACACCCGAAGGGTTGATCCAGGCGGCCCGCCACCGCAATCCCGAATATGTGCATCAGCCGCGCTATCTCGGGCACCGCAATGGCGCAACCTCGCTCGCCGAGGTGTTGCTCGTAACATCGGATGCCAACGCCACCGCGCGCCGTTATGAGACACTGACGGGCCAGAAGAGCCGGACGAAAGACGGCGATCCCGTTATCGACTTGCCGCTGGCAACGCGCCTGCGCTTTATGAATCCGGATAAAGCAGCTAGCAATATGCCCGGCACACTGTTCGCTCCGGCGCCGGCGATTGCGGCCATGACCTTCTCGGTCACCGATCTGGCGGCCGCGCGCAAGATCATCACCACCGCGGGCTTCCCGATCGTCGAGGCGACCAATCGCTTCTATGTACCGGCAGAGAACGCGCTCGGCGTCGTACATATCTTCCAGCAGGACTGA
- a CDS encoding RHE_PE00001 family protein — protein MSSRTVTDLKWEDILPSLALAEDRLARLDETLKTSPIRDGFLARTHYLDAIASLALEGELVHLEDLVLADVDMAVRAPSHELVRAREYLSARRQIADTDAGWTLTARAHRLQNLAGRGGQGAAEETDDADRPSVRDTSSSVDAMASADDDLTLAFATLDSALANAQAALADTAAPRQKTPLIYNAECDEEDRFDLWRDSIDQTTHLPSTLAAALALVDWDTQQPLTHRPWLGRLIAAALLRQRGKVTTHLPCLSVGLRAIPPRLRQLSPTAGTTQRLLTQLEAIAAAAEAGLVDHARWLSARAGLLRKIAGRRSSSRLPDLVELVMKRGVISGGMVAEELGVSTRAALDLIEALGLRETTGRGRYRAWGII, from the coding sequence ATGTCCTCCAGGACGGTGACAGATCTCAAATGGGAAGATATTCTCCCCAGCTTGGCACTGGCTGAAGATCGCCTCGCGCGCCTCGACGAAACCCTCAAAACCAGCCCTATCCGCGACGGGTTTTTAGCCCGTACCCATTATCTCGACGCCATTGCCAGCCTGGCTCTTGAAGGCGAGCTCGTCCATCTAGAAGACCTCGTCCTCGCCGACGTCGACATGGCCGTCCGTGCGCCCAGCCACGAGCTCGTCCGGGCACGCGAATACCTCTCCGCACGGCGTCAGATCGCCGACACCGACGCCGGCTGGACCCTGACTGCCCGAGCCCACCGGCTCCAAAATCTTGCCGGCAGGGGAGGGCAGGGGGCAGCAGAGGAGACCGACGACGCAGACCGCCCGTCAGTACGGGACACCTCATCTTCCGTCGACGCGATGGCGAGCGCGGACGATGATCTGACGTTGGCATTTGCCACTCTCGACAGCGCGCTCGCCAATGCCCAAGCGGCGCTCGCTGACACAGCCGCGCCGCGGCAAAAAACTCCACTCATCTACAATGCCGAATGCGATGAAGAAGACCGCTTCGATCTCTGGCGCGACAGCATCGATCAAACCACGCATCTGCCATCGACGCTCGCCGCTGCGCTCGCGCTCGTCGACTGGGACACCCAGCAACCCCTCACACATCGACCGTGGCTCGGTCGGCTCATTGCTGCAGCACTCCTGCGCCAACGCGGAAAAGTGACTACCCATCTACCGTGCTTGAGCGTCGGGCTACGGGCGATCCCGCCGCGCCTGCGCCAGCTCAGTCCGACCGCCGGAACGACCCAACGTCTCCTCACCCAACTCGAGGCGATCGCGGCCGCCGCGGAAGCTGGCCTTGTCGATCACGCCCGTTGGCTGTCAGCCCGCGCTGGGCTGTTGCGGAAGATTGCTGGGCGGCGATCCTCATCGCGGCTGCCAGACCTGGTCGAACTTGTGATGAAGCGGGGGGTGATTTCTGGAGGAATGGTTGCCGAAGAACTTGGAGTAAGTACCAGGGCGGCCTTGGATTTGATTGAAGCGCTCGGTCTGCGCGAGACAACGGGCAGGGGGCGATACAGGGCCTGGGGGATCATCTAA
- a CDS encoding branched-chain amino acid ABC transporter permease, translating to MTTATVTKSTTFAASVVVFALAAVISTFLPSYYAGLMIDGVIFSILALSLNLLLGYTGLPSLGHAAYFGVGAYVAGLFAIHVGDNFWLSALAAVAFSMAVGAIFGAVALQTVGVYFLMITLALGQITWAIAFSWRSLTGGDDGLRGIPRPSLGLPGISLADTNTYLVFVIVAAAVALLLMHAIVRSSFGQALRGIQQNPQRMAALGYRVWLHKYLAFILASGFAGFAGVLFAYYKGFMSPESIGVVVSAEITLMVIVGGAGTLLGPFVGAFLIVFLSHGVSSFTNRWSMILGLLYIAVVLLAPNGLVALFRERLRGDKKA from the coding sequence ATGACCACCGCCACTGTCACAAAATCCACGACCTTCGCCGCCAGCGTCGTCGTGTTCGCCCTCGCCGCTGTGATCAGCACGTTTCTGCCATCCTACTATGCTGGGCTTATGATCGATGGCGTCATCTTCTCCATCCTAGCATTGAGCCTGAATCTGCTCCTCGGTTATACCGGCCTGCCTTCGCTCGGGCACGCCGCCTATTTCGGCGTCGGCGCTTATGTCGCTGGATTGTTCGCAATTCATGTCGGCGACAATTTCTGGCTCAGCGCGCTGGCAGCGGTGGCGTTCAGCATGGCGGTCGGTGCAATTTTTGGCGCCGTTGCGCTGCAAACAGTCGGCGTCTACTTCCTCATGATCACATTGGCGCTTGGCCAAATCACCTGGGCGATAGCTTTTTCCTGGCGCAGCTTGACCGGGGGCGATGACGGCCTGCGTGGCATCCCCCGTCCCAGCCTCGGCCTGCCAGGCATATCGCTGGCTGACACCAATACCTATCTCGTTTTCGTCATCGTCGCGGCAGCTGTCGCATTGCTGCTGATGCATGCGATCGTGCGTTCTTCCTTTGGCCAGGCGCTGCGTGGCATCCAGCAAAATCCGCAGCGCATGGCAGCCCTTGGCTATCGCGTCTGGCTGCACAAATACCTTGCCTTCATCCTTGCATCCGGTTTCGCTGGCTTCGCCGGAGTTCTCTTTGCCTATTACAAGGGCTTCATGAGCCCGGAATCGATAGGCGTGGTCGTCTCGGCCGAAATCACTTTGATGGTGATCGTCGGCGGTGCCGGCACGCTGCTGGGGCCATTCGTTGGTGCTTTTCTCATCGTTTTCCTCAGCCACGGCGTCAGTAGTTTCACCAATCGCTGGTCGATGATCTTAGGGCTGCTCTACATCGCCGTGGTGCTGCTCGCCCCTAACGGACTTGTGGCACTCTTTCGTGAGCGTCTGCGTGGAGACAAAAAGGCATGA
- a CDS encoding amidohydrolase family protein encodes MNDRALLIRQARVLDLDANPHTPATVDILVLGDTIAAVGDDLRQSSPAQADIIEATGLLAIPGLVNAHYHSHDALLKGAFDTSSLERWALNALPRSYPPRSDRELRARTLIGAAECLRGGITTVQDMLSLWPLTRHQARVVRDAYEETGLRVVLGLQTADVGPLDTVPFWRELIPAGMVSLLGDPAPVEANEPVAEIDAILSDMPNRREGRIAWAVCPSSPERCSQDLLLRLVAVARRHGVRLFSHVAISRAEALGAQRIFAAFEGSPIVYLDQLDVLGPDLTLAHGVWLDDPDCALIARSGTRLVLNPMSNLKTKNGIASFRRYHEAGVYPALGCDNCSCSDAQNMFQAMKIATLVSAVTDHREGGPTARDALMAATAHGARALGLEQSIGTIRPGYKADITLLDLNDPVFRPLNSAARQLVYGESGRSVTSVIVDGRIVMRDRRLLTIDEEALAREIDAVMPAFARDAAAVQARTELLSPFIAEADRRIWAADVHLSRFACG; translated from the coding sequence ATGAATGATCGCGCACTTCTTATCCGGCAGGCAAGAGTTCTCGATCTCGATGCCAATCCGCATACGCCAGCGACGGTTGATATCCTTGTGCTGGGCGATACGATCGCAGCGGTCGGTGACGACTTGCGGCAGAGTTCGCCTGCACAAGCGGATATCATTGAAGCCACTGGCCTGCTCGCCATTCCCGGGCTGGTAAATGCGCACTATCATTCCCACGATGCGCTGCTCAAAGGGGCCTTCGATACATCGTCGTTGGAACGCTGGGCACTCAACGCGTTGCCACGTTCTTATCCACCGCGCAGCGACCGGGAATTGCGTGCCCGCACCTTGATTGGTGCTGCAGAATGTCTGCGCGGGGGCATCACAACCGTTCAAGACATGCTGAGCCTATGGCCGCTGACACGGCATCAGGCACGCGTTGTGCGTGATGCCTATGAGGAGACGGGCCTACGCGTGGTGCTCGGCTTACAAACGGCGGATGTTGGCCCACTCGACACGGTACCGTTCTGGCGGGAACTCATACCGGCGGGAATGGTGTCGCTGTTGGGCGATCCCGCGCCTGTCGAGGCCAACGAGCCTGTAGCGGAAATCGATGCTATTCTTTCCGACATGCCAAACCGGCGGGAGGGGCGTATCGCCTGGGCGGTCTGTCCATCGAGCCCGGAGCGATGTTCGCAAGATCTGCTGCTACGTCTCGTCGCGGTGGCCCGGCGCCATGGTGTGCGGCTGTTTTCGCATGTCGCGATCTCCCGTGCCGAGGCATTGGGAGCGCAGCGCATCTTCGCTGCATTCGAAGGTTCGCCGATCGTCTATCTCGACCAGCTCGACGTGCTCGGGCCTGATCTAACGCTCGCTCACGGCGTTTGGCTTGACGATCCTGATTGCGCATTGATCGCGCGTTCCGGCACGCGACTGGTGCTCAACCCGATGAGCAATCTGAAGACCAAGAACGGTATCGCCTCGTTCCGCCGCTATCACGAGGCCGGGGTATATCCGGCGCTGGGTTGTGACAATTGTTCCTGCTCGGATGCTCAGAACATGTTCCAGGCGATGAAGATCGCGACACTGGTCTCCGCTGTCACCGATCATCGCGAAGGTGGTCCGACGGCGCGCGACGCCCTTATGGCGGCAACGGCACATGGTGCTCGCGCACTTGGACTGGAGCAATCCATCGGTACGATTCGGCCGGGCTACAAGGCGGACATCACCCTGTTGGATCTGAACGATCCAGTGTTCCGGCCATTGAATAGTGCCGCGCGGCAGCTTGTCTACGGCGAATCCGGGCGAAGCGTCACAAGCGTTATCGTCGACGGCAGGATCGTGATGCGCGATCGGCGCTTGCTGACTATCGACGAGGAAGCGTTGGCCAGGGAGATCGACGCCGTCATGCCGGCCTTCGCGCGTGACGCAGCCGCCGTGCAGGCCCGCACCGAATTACTCAGCCCATTCATCGCCGAGGCCGACCGCCGCATCTGGGCGGCTGATGTCCACCTGTCGCGTTTTGCCTGCGGCTAA